The genome window AGTTCGCCAGAGATGATCTTGCGCCGGAGGGTTTCGGACTCCCTCCTCAATGAGGTGAGGGTCGAAGACCGTCCGAGAATCTCCGAGCGACACAAAGAGATTCCCGGTAGCACCGCTCTCGGGGCTTCTGTAGAGCAGGTGGGACCCTGGCGAGGGCAAAGGGGCAGGTTTCTTCGCGCGGAATGAGGAAGGTGATCGAGTCGAGCACCACGAGGTCGAGTTCACCCGTGTCGATCAGCTTCTCGATGGCGTCGATGGCCTCGATGCCGTCATCCGGGCGCATCAAGAGGAACTTCGCGGGGTCGTCCACCTGCACGCCGAGGTGGCGCGCGTAGTCCTCGTCAAAGGTCCGCTCGGTGTCGATAAAGAGCACCATCCCGCGCTTCTCGCGTCCCGCGTCGACCGCCGTGTGCAGGGCAGAGATCGCGCCCATCGCCAGCGTGCTCTTTCCGGCATTTTGCTCTGCCACGATCTGCGTGATGCGGCCTCTCGGCACGCCACGGGTCTTGAACATCCGGTCGAGGCCCGTCAGCCCAAAGGAGATGCCGCCCGATTCGCGGGGCACCTCGGCGACGGAGCCCACCAGGGTTCCCTTGTGCTTCTTGTTGAGCTGGGCCATCACATCCTGCAACTTGCTCATGTCTCACGTCCTTTACTGGCACTCAGCCAGATGGGCAGTCTCGGGCTGGGGGTGGGAACGAAAAGGCCCCGCCGGGGAGGGCGGGGCGGAGGCGGGGCACGGAGCTTCAGACCGTGCGGAAGACCTTCCTCTTGACGGCCTCGGTCCTGACGGCTTCCCAGTAGCCCGCCGACCACTTGCGTCCGCGCTTCACGAGCTGCTCGTTGATGTCAACGAAGTCCGGGTGGACATACGCCTGGGTCACGCTGCGGGCGTAGGGGCTCAGGCGCTTTTCCAGCTCCACGCGCGCCCTGACGCCGGCCTCGTCGTTGTCCATCACGAGGATCACGTCCTTGCCCTCAAAGAGCGGCTCGTCACTCCGGGCGAGGGTCTGGGTGCCGGGGATGGCGGCGGCGGCGACGCCCGGCAGCGCGGCCTGCAGCGACAGCGCATCGAGTTCACCTTCGGCGATGAAGAGCTGATCGCTCATATTCAGCATCATATGCAGCAAATAGGGCGAAATACTACCGCCCTGGGGTCTGGAAGCCTTGAGGTACTTGGGCTTCTGGTCCCCGAGGGCGCGGGCGTTCACGAACGGCACCGAGCCGTCCGGCATCAGGTAGGGGATCACGAGGCGGTTTCTGAAGTTCTTGTGCTTGTAGATCCGGCCCGTGTCGGGGTCCCACTTGTCGGGCAGCAGCGAGACCGGGAAGCCGGGGGCGTCGGTCGAGCCGAGGAAGAAGGTGTCCATCACCCCGGCGAGGCCACGCTGGGCCAGCCAGCGCGCGGCGTCGTCGCTGCGCTCGACGTGGGCCTGGAAGGCGAAGGGGTGGAGGTCCTCGTTGATCACGGGCGCTTCTTTCTCCACCCGGGGCGCGGCTTTGGGCATGGGGGCCGTGCGCTGCTGGCCGTCGAGCCAATCGAGGGCCTGAATGGTCGAGAGCCCGAGGGCCAAGCGGACGAGGTCGACCACGTCGCCCCTCGCCTCGCTGCAGCTCCAGCACTTGAACTTGCCAGCGTGCTTGCCGCGCGTGGCGAGGTGCATCGAGGGGTGGCGGTCGTCATGCTGGGGGTTGACGCACTGCGCGTAGAGCTCGCCGGCGCGGGTCTCGGTCCTCATGCCGAGGCGGTGCGCGACCTGTTCGAGCGAATAGTTGGCCTTCGCCAGCGCGATTCTGTCTTGCACGGCAACTCACTTCCTTTTGCGGTTTCGTCCCGGCCGGGACCGAAGCGACTGAGCTCAGAGCTTCGCCCCCGGCCCGGGCAGCGCTGCGGGCTGATTCGGTGCGGCGCGGAACAGCGCTGCGTCACGCTCGAACTGCTCCCAGCGGCGCACGAGGCAGCGCAGGTGAAAGGCGGCGACGAACGAGATGGACACCGTGCAGACCGGCTCACCGCACTCGCTGCAGGGCCGGGGCTCCCCGAGCTGCCAGCCGCCGTCCATGTCGCTCGACCAGCACCACGCGATCAACTCTCGGCGGGTCTCAGCCACGGAGCGCCTCCAGTTCGGCGAGGCGCTTGAAGAGTTCCTCGCGGGCGAGGCGGACGTAGGTATCCTTTTCGGGATCGCGGGAGGGGAGTGCGTGGCAGGCGGCGTAGTCGGTGGCAGCCTGCACGACCCGCCACTTGGCGAGCTCGCGCTTCTCGCGGGTGAAGTCGTGCTCGATCACGCCGGCCACTGCACCACCTCCACGCCCGCGTCCCGCAGGATGTCCGCGCCGCGGGGCAGGTCGCGCCCTCGCCGGGCGTCTTCGTAGTAGGGCGAGACGTACACGACGCGCGAGATGCGCCGGGCGTTGATGATGGCCCGCGCACAGGAGGCGCAGGGCTCCGAGGTGACGTAGAGCGTCGCGCCCTCACCGTTCCAGTTGGCGGCCAGCAGGCAGTTGATCTCGGCGTGCAGGGCCTCGCTCATTCCCTGATCCAGACTCTCGCGCTCATTGGGCTCCCCGGCGGCGCGTCCGTTGTACCCGACGCCGATGACGCGGTGCCAGCGGTCCATCAGGCAACTGCCCACCTTGAGCTTCGGGTCCGCGCTGCGCTCGGCCCAGAGCTGCGCGGTGCGGACGCCCATTTCGTCCCATGAGGGCCGTGAAGGGGCCCCCGGCGCGTGGGGCGGGGAGAGAGTCAGGAGAGGGGCCCATCTGGGCTTGGGGCGCTCTCCGCGCCGCCCCTGGGGGTCGAAGCAGAGAACCTTGCCCTGATCAAAGAGGTAGCCCTCTGCCTGAAGAAGTTTCAGGGCCGACTCGAAGCGATGCCAGGTGGGAATCGCGGCGGTGAGGGCGAAGTACATCGGGTTGGTCACGGGACCGACTTCGCCACTCCGAGCGAAGGGCTCCAGGGCTTCAAGCAGGCGGCGGGCGTCTTGCTGTGGAGTCACGCGAGCCCTCCCTCGGCGTCAACCTGGGCGCTCTCACGGCTCGCTGCCCGCGAGGCTCCCGCTGGCTGGTGATAGACCCGGCCCTCCTCGTAGGTCTCGGCAACCAGGACAGGCTCGTGATAGGCGCGGACCCAGTCTTGTGCGCCCTCGCTGCCGTTACGGCGCAGATTGACGACCAGGTACTCGAAGCTCCGGAGTGAGCCCATCCACGGCGCCCGCTCCAGCACGCGGCCATAGCGAAGCGACTTGTCCCCCCAGGAGATGACCGATCCCACGGGAAAAGCGCCATTCTCTTCGCAGATCACTTCAGCGCGCTCCTGGGCGACCCGCTTGCGCTCGGCCTTGAGTGCAGCGAGCTGCGCATCGAGGGCCTTCATGCGGGCATCCAACTCGGCGAGGCGGCTCATACGGGGTCCTTTGCTCTGGCGAAATCCGCGCCCGCCTCGGCGTCGACCTGGGCGCTCTCGCGGCCCGTGAGACGCACGACGCCCGCCGGCGTGAGGTGCGCGGCCAACTGTTCGGCCAGCCACCGCACCCGCGCCCGGTCGGGGCCTTCGAGGTAGCTGTCCAGGGCCGCGCGCGCCTCCTTCGCTTCACGATCGGCGATCTCCGCCCAGCCCTTGAACAGGCTGGCGTTGGCCTGCTCAAGGGCGAACTCCCGCTCGCGCCGCTCGACCTCCGCCATCTTCGCCACGGTTTCGTCCCGCAGCTTCTCAAGTTTCCGGTACAGCCGGATGCTCAGGAAGCGCCCGGCCAGCAGGCCGCCCGTGAGCGTCCCGGCGAGGAACATGCCCGCCAGCTCAGCCCCGCTCACGCTTCGCCCCCTGGCTGCTCGCCGAGGGCGGCTTTGAGGCGCGTGACCTCTTCGTGAAGGGCGATGATCTGACTGAGCAGCGCGTAGTAGGCGCGGTGATAGACCTGCCCGATGTCGCCTTCACGGTCATAAGCGTCGTTGTAGCCGGCGTCGCGGCTGGCGTCGTCGAAGGCCAAAAAGGGCCGGAAGAGAGGGTCGTCCAGAAAGCGGTCAAAGAAGACCGGGGCGAGGGCGGCAATCTCCTCTTCGCTGAATACTCCGGGGTGCCGGGCGTGGACGGCTTCGCGCAGGGAGGCGCGGACGCGGTCTTCGCCGGGGAAAAAGTTAGGCTTCTTCATTTCGTTTCCTCCGTGCGCTGGGGCTGTTCGAGGGCGCTGCGAATATCGGCGCCTGGGGACAGGAGCTGCGACAGCTCGTTGCGGCACCGACCGATGGCGTTGGCGATCAGGACGCGGCGGCGTTGGTGGATCTTGCCGCGCTTGGGATACGTCTCATCGAAGCGCTCCTGCCACGCGATAAGGAGAGCCTGGGCCCCCTCCCGCAGCTCCTCCGACGGGGCGGGCCTGGACTGGGCAGCGATGAGGGCGCTCTCCAGCTGCGCCGCGTACTCCTGCCACTCGGTGAGATAGGCCTCGTCCTTGCACGAGCCGCACTCGCCGTCGTCAAAGAGATTGCTCCGCTGCCCGCACCAGGAGCACGCGCCGAAGAGGCGCTGCTCCGAGCGGTGAGGCTCACGGCGCGGGCGGCGGCTCAGCACCTCGGCGGTAGCGGGATCAACATCAGTCTTCTTCGTCATAGACACCTCAAAACGCCGCTTGCTGCGGATCGAACCACTGTCCGGTGCGGGGGTTGGTGGCGAATTCCAGCTCGTCGACCCGTCCGCCGCGCGCCTTGCGCACCGCGATCCAGGTTCTTGCGCGCCGGCCCGGCTCGCCGTCCTTGTCCGTCTGGGTGCGGTCGGCCTCGGTGATGGGGCGGTGCAGGGTCACGACAAAGGCGGCGCGGTTCATCAAGACCTTCGCGCGGGCGATGTCGGACTTCTCGGGGGCGCCCTGACGGCGCCGGCCCTCGTCGTTGGTCTGCGAGAGCACGGCGAGGTGGTAGCTGTCGCGCTTGGCGGCCTGCTCGAACCGCTTGGCCTCGTACTCGTAGGCCTGGTCCTCGCGCGAGAAGCGCTTGTTGTCGAAGGTCACCGCCGAGTCGATGTTGTCGATCACCACGATCAGCCGCGCGTGCTCGCCCGCCTCGCCCGCCGCCTGCGCCTGGGAGAGCGCCCGGCGGTAGCGCCGCGCGAGGTCGCGCACCGTCTGACCGTCGAACTCCTCGTCGTACACCGCGAGCCGCCCCGGCAGCGCGGCGAGGTCCCCGGCGGCGCGGGCGTACTTGTCGAGCACCAGGGGCACCCGGCGCTCCTCGCCGTAGCGCAGCTCCTCGTAGCCGAGAGACGCTTGCAGGCGGCTGAGTTCGCGGGTGATGTCCTCGCGCCGCCCCTCGCCGAAGCAGTACAGGACGTGGTGGCCGGCCTGAGCGTCTTGCCCCAACGCCTGCACTTCCGGCATTCGCCAGAGATGCAGTTGCTGACGGTCACCCAGCGTCACCACGCGGTCTTCTCCCAGGGCGCACAGACGCTCGATTCCGCCCCCGCTCTTCGCCGAATGATAGGTATTCCCAGCCCAGCAGTGCACGCGGCCTCTCGCGTCGGCGACCACAATTCCGGCAGGCAGGATCCGCAAACCCACGGGGGCTGCCTGCAAGCCTTCCAGCGTGCTGACGGGCTCCCCTTCCAGCGTCCAGACTTTAATCCGCTGGTCTGCTCCAGTGCTCACCATGACCTGGCCGCTGATAGCCACATGGGTCACCCAGCTGCGGTGGGCCGGTACCCTGATTCCCTGGCCCACAGCAACGAGGTAACGGCAGCGCCCCCGGCCTCAAAGGGCCAGCGTCCTCAAGCGGTCGTGCGCCGTGACCACATCCTCAGTCAAATGGTCGAGGTCCTCCTGTTGAGTGAACCGCCCCAGGCCGACCCGGAACGTCGCGTCCGCGTCTTCACGGCTCAGGCCGATGGCCGTCAGCACGTATGACGGTTCCAGGGCGCCACTGTTGCAAGCCGAGCCCAGGCTGAGCGCGTAGCCGGGAAGGTTGAGCAGCAGGGCGTCGGCCTCCATGCCGGGCAGGGTCACGCTGCTGTTGCCCGGCAGTCGCCGTAAGGGGTGGCCATTGATGCGCGCCCCCGGGAGCCGGGTCCGCAGGGCCTGCTCAAAGCGGTCCCGCATCGCCCGGACGCGCGCCGCCTCCTCCAGTCCTTCCTGCCGCATCAACTCGGCCGCGACGCCCAGGCCCACGATGGCCGGCACGTTGTGGGTTCCGGGGCGCAGGCCCCCTTCCTGGCCGCCGCCCCGCATGAGGGGCACCAGGCCGCCCCGGCGCAGAGCGCGGCGCATCAGCAGGGCGCCACTGCCCTTGGGGCCATACAGCTTGTGCCCGCTCAGGGAGAGCAGGTCGATGGGCAGGGCGCGCCAGTCGAGCGGGACGCGGCCCACCGCCTGCGTCGCGTCGCAGTGCAGCAGCGCGCCGGCGGCGCGGACCCGCCCGGCCACCTCGTCCAGGGGCTGCACCGTGCCGATCTCGCTGTTGGCGGCCTGAATGGACACCAGCAGCGTCTCCGGCGTAAGCAACTCTTCCAGGGCGTCCAGCACCACCAGGCCATCTCGGTCGACCGGGGCATAGACCACCTCGAAGCCCTGTTCTCCCAGGTCGCGGCAAGGCTCCAGCACGGCCTTGTGTTCGGTGGGCAAGGTGATGATGCGCCGCCGGGAGCCGTGTGCCGCGGCCCTGGCCACGCCGTACAGGGCGAGGTTATTGCTTTCGGTGGCTCCGGCCGTGAACACCACGTCCGCTGGAGGGGCACTGAGCAGGGCCGCCACCTGTTCGCGGGCCTGCTCCACGGCGTCGGCGGCCCGGCGCCCCGGCAGGTGGGAGGTGCTCGAGGGGTTGGCGAACTGCCCGGTGAAGTGGGGCAGCATGGCCTCCACCACCCGGGGATCGCAGGGGGTGGTGGCGTGGTCGTCGAGGTAGGTGGTCATTGGACGCGGATGCCGTGCTCGTACTGCCGGTATTCGCTGTCGAGGGTGTAGAGCTGGTCCCAGATCAGCTGCCGCAGTTGCAGGGCCGGCTTGACGCAGTAGCGGTGGAAGTCCAGCGGGGACAGCTCGCCGTGGGGGAACTGAATCTTCATCAGCCCGGCGGCGATCGCGCGCACCGATTCCTCGTTGCGGCGGTAGGGCTTATCTCCAGCGAGGTGCACGTTGCGGGCGGCGTAGCTCTCGGCCTCCAGGTCGTCGCGCAGCGCGATCAACGCGTCGCCGAAAAAGTCGGATTTCAGCCCCATGGTGAGCGCGGAGTCCGGGCCGACGAGCAGCTTGGAACTCAGCTTGGGCAGTTGCCAGCCGGGAAGCAGTGCGCGGATGCGGTCGAGAAAGGCGGTCTCCTGCAAGAAGGCAGGCAGCTCCTCGACGAGCAGCTCGCGCAGGGGCCGCTGCTGGTCGTCGAGCGAGATATTGGCCAGGATCACGAAGCCGCAGTCGCTCGCCGTCTCGTGCAGGCCACCGCGGGTGAGCTTGCCGTTGGCGAGGTAGCCCTTGAGCCCCCCGACGATTTCCTCGGGCTTCTCAAAGCGGGCCGTCTGCACCTCGTCGAGCACCACCACGCTGAAGCGGGCGAGCAGGCCCCACTGCCCGTTGGCATTGTTCACGAACAGGACGGCGGGGGAGATGTTGCCGCCGCTGATCAGGCGCACCTTGGGGCTGATGTTCTCGAAGGTAAAGCTCTTGCCTGTCCCCTTGGGGGCGAGCTCCATCAGGTGCATGTTCTTCTGCACGAGTGGCAGTAAGCGGCACAGCAGCAGGGTCTGCTGCCACTCGGTAAAGGCCTCCGGGTCAAAGCCCAGCGAGGTCAGCAGCAACGCCCGCCACTCGTGCAGGCTGAACTGCCGCCGGGCCTCCTTGTAGAGCTTCAGGTTCACGCTGGCCTGCATGGGCTTGAAGGACAGCACGGCCACGCCGTCTTGCAGCGAGCCGAGTTCCACCACGCCCCACATGCCGTGCCGCAGCAGGTCCGGGTAATCCTCCAGCAGCGCGTCGGCGATGTAGGCGTCCCCGATGCCCAGCAGACTGAGCTGCGCGACGCGCTCCGGCTCCTTGCCTTTTTTCAGCCGCACCTCGGCTTGCAGGGGGGTCAGCACCTTGACGGTCTGGCCCTGGGCGAGGCGGTGCTTGATGATGTTCTGCTCGCCCGGGCCGGGGATCACCCTCGCGGCCCAGTCGCGAACCTTGGTGGCTTCCTCGGTGCTGAGTTCGCCCTGCCCCGGCACCACACTCTCGAGCACCCATTCGGCCACGTAGGCGGGGATCCCGCGCTTCGTGAGCTGGCTGGCGGGCAGGCGGCGCTTGTCGATGGCGAGCGACTTGAAGACCCCGGCGACCTTGCCGTTCAGGTCGTGAAGGGCCTGCCAGTCCAGGGGAGAAGGAGCATTGAGGGCCTCGGCATTCATCACAGCAAGTCTCCCAGGATATTTCCGGTGGAGGTGTACAGTTCTTCGGATTTCAGGTTCAGGGTGACGGCGACGTCCTGGGCCACGCCCTGGGGCGCGCGCACCCTGGCGCGCAGGGTGAGGGCACCGAGGGCGGCGGAAGTCGGCCAGGACGCGAGAGACAGCGTCACGCGGCCCTGGCTTTGCGGCGGCACCGTCCAGGCGGTCTGGTCCGTGAGCTGAGCGCCCAGCGAGCCGCTCAGCCGCTCCACAGTCAGCGGTACCGAATTGGGGTTGGTCAGGGTGAGGGTGAAGGTGCCCACTTCTTCAGCCTGACCTGCTCCCTCGGCGCTCAGGGTGGGCAGGCGGAAGGCCAGGTCGCGCACGTAGACCGCCCAGGGGAGCAGGACTTCCTCGGGGCTCAGGCCGCCGTGCGGGCAGATGACGTTTCCGCCCCGCCCGGCACTGTCGACGAAGGTCTCGTCGCTGAACAGGGCCGCGGCGTCCTCGGCGAGGCCGAAGCGGCTGCGGCCCAGCAAGGCCAGGTTCTCCTCCAGCCGGAAGCCCTCCGCGGGAATGTCCGCCCAGGTGCCGTAGGCTGCCCGGCCCTCCGGGGCAAAGCCGGCGGGCGGCGTGGCCGTACGCGCGGAGGTGCGCAGCAGCCGCCCGTGGTCGGTGGTCACGACGAGTTGCACCGGGAGGCCTTCAGGCAGGGCGGTCATCAGCCCCAGCAGCCGCTTGGCGATCACGGAGAGCCGGGCCGCGACCTCGTCCCGCGCACGGTCCAGACTTTCGGCCTTGTGATAGATCACGTCGGGTTCGGCGATGTTCCAGAACACCACAGTGCCGGGCACCGCCTCCCGCAGCGCGGCCGCCACCTTCTCCTCTTTGGTCGCGTGGGGGCCAAGTGAGTCCTGCGTCCCCGCC of Deinococcus reticulitermitis contains these proteins:
- a CDS encoding DnaB-like helicase C-terminal domain-containing protein; protein product: MQAAPVGLRILPAGIVVADARGRVHCWAGNTYHSAKSGGGIERLCALGEDRVVTLGDRQQLHLWRMPEVQALGQDAQAGHHVLYCFGEGRREDITRELSRLQASLGYEELRYGEERRVPLVLDKYARAAGDLAALPGRLAVYDEEFDGQTVRDLARRYRRALSQAQAAGEAGEHARLIVVIDNIDSAVTFDNKRFSREDQAYEYEAKRFEQAAKRDSYHLAVLSQTNDEGRRRQGAPEKSDIARAKVLMNRAAFVVTLHRPITEADRTQTDKDGEPGRRARTWIAVRKARGGRVDELEFATNPRTGQWFDPQQAAF
- a CDS encoding deoxycytidylate deaminase; protein product: MTPQQDARRLLEALEPFARSGEVGPVTNPMYFALTAAIPTWHRFESALKLLQAEGYLFDQGKVLCFDPQGRRGERPKPRWAPLLTLSPPHAPGAPSRPSWDEMGVRTAQLWAERSADPKLKVGSCLMDRWHRVIGVGYNGRAAGEPNERESLDQGMSEALHAEINCLLAANWNGEGATLYVTSEPCASCARAIINARRISRVVYVSPYYEDARRGRDLPRGADILRDAGVEVVQWPA
- a CDS encoding toprim domain-containing protein — translated: MQDRIALAKANYSLEQVAHRLGMRTETRAGELYAQCVNPQHDDRHPSMHLATRGKHAGKFKCWSCSEARGDVVDLVRLALGLSTIQALDWLDGQQRTAPMPKAAPRVEKEAPVINEDLHPFAFQAHVERSDDAARWLAQRGLAGVMDTFFLGSTDAPGFPVSLLPDKWDPDTGRIYKHKNFRNRLVIPYLMPDGSVPFVNARALGDQKPKYLKASRPQGGSISPYLLHMMLNMSDQLFIAEGELDALSLQAALPGVAAAAIPGTQTLARSDEPLFEGKDVILVMDNDEAGVRARVELEKRLSPYARSVTQAYVHPDFVDINEQLVKRGRKWSAGYWEAVRTEAVKRKVFRTV
- a CDS encoding AAA family ATPase; this encodes MSKLQDVMAQLNKKHKGTLVGSVAEVPRESGGISFGLTGLDRMFKTRGVPRGRITQIVAEQNAGKSTLAMGAISALHTAVDAGREKRGMVLFIDTERTFDEDYARHLGVQVDDPAKFLLMRPDDGIEAIDAIEKLIDTGELDLVVLDSITFLIPREETCPFALARVPPALQKPRERCYRESLCVARRFSDGLRPSPH
- the brxL gene encoding BREX system Lon protease-like protein BrxL; the encoded protein is MNAEALNAPSPLDWQALHDLNGKVAGVFKSLAIDKRRLPASQLTKRGIPAYVAEWVLESVVPGQGELSTEEATKVRDWAARVIPGPGEQNIIKHRLAQGQTVKVLTPLQAEVRLKKGKEPERVAQLSLLGIGDAYIADALLEDYPDLLRHGMWGVVELGSLQDGVAVLSFKPMQASVNLKLYKEARRQFSLHEWRALLLTSLGFDPEAFTEWQQTLLLCRLLPLVQKNMHLMELAPKGTGKSFTFENISPKVRLISGGNISPAVLFVNNANGQWGLLARFSVVVLDEVQTARFEKPEEIVGGLKGYLANGKLTRGGLHETASDCGFVILANISLDDQQRPLRELLVEELPAFLQETAFLDRIRALLPGWQLPKLSSKLLVGPDSALTMGLKSDFFGDALIALRDDLEAESYAARNVHLAGDKPYRRNEESVRAIAAGLMKIQFPHGELSPLDFHRYCVKPALQLRQLIWDQLYTLDSEYRQYEHGIRVQ
- a CDS encoding cysteine desulfurase family protein produces the protein MTTYLDDHATTPCDPRVVEAMLPHFTGQFANPSSTSHLPGRRAADAVEQAREQVAALLSAPPADVVFTAGATESNNLALYGVARAAAHGSRRRIITLPTEHKAVLEPCRDLGEQGFEVVYAPVDRDGLVVLDALEELLTPETLLVSIQAANSEIGTVQPLDEVAGRVRAAGALLHCDATQAVGRVPLDWRALPIDLLSLSGHKLYGPKGSGALLMRRALRRGGLVPLMRGGGQEGGLRPGTHNVPAIVGLGVAAELMRQEGLEEAARVRAMRDRFEQALRTRLPGARINGHPLRRLPGNSSVTLPGMEADALLLNLPGYALSLGSACNSGALEPSYVLTAIGLSREDADATFRVGLGRFTQQEDLDHLTEDVVTAHDRLRTLAL